The following are from one region of the Rhodopirellula sp. P2 genome:
- a CDS encoding DUF6528 family protein → MKALAIIFLALLVNVAHAQQPANDKVHGGVSTQTPAILCADQSDNRIRLVDPFTQDADLWSYPAAEAPPSEYKPTDAKRVVIDGEVFILAAYHGRVRLVRFRDSKLIKDYPSYSSCHSAELLPDGSIATVNSNHGMLRLHHSTDDFVDTELPYAHGVTWDKKRQCLWVLGDRLYRFLYRDRKLSLDQSFDLPMSPTGHDLFPLRTEPKLLVSNNDALYSFDIETEAFKPLSDLQWIKSASQHADGSIWVSDPQRTEIGTSWQSDSVIPVQPTGANQRHTIIGSKFYKARWWQDVNFSY, encoded by the coding sequence ATGAAAGCCCTGGCGATTATCTTCCTGGCTCTGCTGGTCAACGTTGCTCACGCGCAACAGCCAGCCAATGACAAAGTCCATGGCGGCGTCTCAACGCAAACCCCTGCGATTCTCTGCGCTGACCAATCCGACAACCGCATCCGATTGGTCGATCCCTTCACGCAAGATGCTGACCTGTGGTCCTATCCAGCCGCGGAGGCCCCGCCGAGCGAATACAAACCGACGGATGCCAAACGAGTCGTGATCGATGGGGAGGTTTTCATCCTCGCCGCGTACCACGGACGCGTCCGTCTGGTGCGTTTCCGAGATTCGAAACTCATCAAAGACTACCCAAGCTACAGCAGTTGCCACTCCGCTGAACTCCTTCCAGACGGCTCGATCGCCACCGTCAACAGCAACCATGGCATGCTCCGCCTGCATCACTCAACCGACGATTTTGTCGACACTGAATTGCCCTACGCCCACGGAGTGACCTGGGACAAGAAACGCCAATGCCTGTGGGTTCTCGGCGACCGACTCTATCGGTTCTTATACCGAGACCGGAAACTTTCGCTCGACCAATCATTCGACTTGCCAATGTCGCCAACCGGCCATGACCTGTTCCCGTTGCGAACCGAACCCAAGCTCTTGGTCAGCAACAACGACGCTTTGTATTCGTTTGACATCGAAACCGAAGCCTTCAAACCGTTGTCAGACCTCCAGTGGATCAAAAGCGCCAGCCAACACGCGGATGGATCGATCTGGGTCAGTGATCCGCAACGAACCGAAATCGGCACTTCCTGGCAGAGCGACTCCGTCATCCCCGTGCAGCCAACCGGCGCCAACCAACGACACACCATCATTGGCTCAAAGTTCTACAAAGCCCGCTGGTGGCAAGACGTCAACTTCAGCTACTAA
- a CDS encoding 3-dehydroquinate synthase produces the protein MTEHDISFEVKFVHRLRQTDDVSQADFPVLESVLHGEQSDTAAPKVLFCLDSNLEGGEFVTALIAQMRTSNAMRLVREPMIVPGGESCKNSEHTLRDLLAAINSHDLDRRSYIIVAGGGAVLDAVGFAAAIAHRGVRLIRLPSTTLAQADSGVGVKNAINYFEKKNWIGSFAVPWAVFNDTAILKTLPDRDFRSGLTEAVKVALLKDAAFFDFLRKSANQLRRRVVDVSQEAIARSCQLHLDHITAGGDPFEALEARPLDFGHWSAHRMEPMSNYALRHGEAVGIGVALDTLYSARKFGFPTPLAHAVCQTLADLGSPLWCDQLDTPDEVLRGLEEFRQHLGGRLTVTMLKNPGEAINVHEIDLPVMKSCIDELREIAKQQTA, from the coding sequence GTGACCGAGCATGACATTTCATTCGAAGTCAAATTTGTTCATCGCCTGAGACAAACCGACGACGTCTCTCAAGCCGACTTCCCCGTGCTGGAATCTGTCCTGCACGGCGAACAAAGTGACACCGCCGCGCCGAAGGTTCTGTTCTGCCTGGATAGCAACCTGGAGGGCGGCGAATTCGTCACCGCATTGATCGCACAAATGCGAACCAGCAACGCAATGCGGTTGGTTCGCGAACCGATGATCGTGCCCGGTGGTGAATCATGCAAAAACTCCGAGCACACCCTTCGCGATCTGCTCGCCGCCATCAACTCACACGACCTGGATCGACGCAGCTACATCATCGTTGCCGGCGGCGGTGCCGTCCTGGACGCGGTCGGATTCGCTGCCGCCATCGCTCACCGAGGCGTCCGTCTGATTCGGCTCCCGTCGACCACGCTCGCCCAAGCCGACTCGGGCGTCGGCGTGAAAAACGCGATCAACTACTTTGAAAAGAAGAACTGGATCGGCAGCTTCGCGGTGCCCTGGGCCGTCTTCAATGACACCGCCATCCTGAAAACGCTTCCCGATCGCGACTTCCGATCGGGTTTGACCGAAGCCGTCAAAGTCGCCCTGCTGAAAGACGCCGCCTTCTTCGACTTCTTGCGGAAATCTGCCAATCAACTTCGCCGGCGAGTCGTCGATGTCTCCCAGGAAGCGATCGCGCGTTCATGCCAATTGCACCTGGATCACATCACGGCGGGAGGCGACCCCTTCGAAGCCCTCGAAGCTCGCCCGCTCGATTTTGGACACTGGTCCGCTCACCGCATGGAACCGATGTCCAACTACGCCCTTCGTCATGGCGAAGCGGTTGGCATCGGCGTGGCTCTCGACACATTGTATTCAGCCCGAAAATTCGGCTTCCCCACGCCGTTGGCTCACGCGGTCTGCCAAACACTTGCTGACCTGGGCTCGCCGCTCTGGTGCGACCAACTTGATACACCCGACGAGGTCCTGCGAGGCCTGGAAGAGTTCCGGCAACACCTTGGCGGTCGCCTGACCGTGACCATGCTGAAGAACCCCGGCGAAGCCATCAACGTGCATGAAATCGACCTACCGGTCATGAAATCCTGCATCGACGAACTGCGTGAAATTGCCAAACAACAAACCGCGTGA
- a CDS encoding alpha/beta hydrolase: protein MLLLAFQPSSTLAAEESYTWSADSSPRAGVPQGQVTQHEFSNSQIFEGTRRRYSVYVPAQYDGSQPAALMVFQDGHTFQGPGGDFRLPTVFDNLIAAGDMPVTIAVMVDPGHKGELPPKRGWSPTPSNRAFEYDSVTGDYAEFLLTELLPEIQQHYKITDNPELRAICGNSSGGICAFSVAWFRPDSFRKVMSHIGSFVNIRGGDHYPAMIRKTDPKPIRVFLQDGSGDLDNRHGNWPLANQQMAAALAFQEYDYKFVYGEGGHNGKHGGSIFPDSLRWLWRGWKELTP, encoded by the coding sequence ATGCTGCTCTTGGCGTTCCAGCCATCCAGCACCCTCGCGGCGGAAGAGAGCTACACCTGGTCGGCTGACTCGAGCCCCCGAGCAGGCGTTCCGCAGGGCCAAGTCACCCAGCATGAGTTTTCCAACAGCCAAATCTTTGAAGGCACCCGGCGTCGATACAGCGTCTACGTGCCGGCTCAATACGATGGATCCCAGCCCGCCGCTCTGATGGTCTTCCAAGACGGGCACACCTTCCAAGGTCCTGGCGGTGACTTCCGCCTCCCCACCGTGTTCGACAACCTGATCGCGGCAGGCGACATGCCCGTCACGATCGCCGTGATGGTTGACCCAGGCCACAAAGGCGAATTGCCACCCAAACGAGGCTGGAGCCCCACGCCGTCCAACCGAGCGTTTGAATACGACTCCGTCACGGGCGACTACGCTGAGTTTCTGCTGACCGAACTGCTTCCCGAAATCCAGCAACACTACAAAATCACCGACAATCCCGAACTGCGAGCCATCTGTGGCAACAGCTCCGGTGGCATCTGTGCGTTCTCCGTCGCTTGGTTCCGTCCTGACTCGTTTCGAAAAGTGATGTCGCACATCGGCAGCTTCGTCAACATTCGTGGCGGAGATCACTACCCCGCCATGATCCGCAAAACCGATCCCAAACCAATCCGAGTCTTCTTGCAAGACGGCAGCGGCGACCTGGACAACCGGCACGGCAACTGGCCCCTGGCCAACCAGCAAATGGCGGCGGCTCTGGCCTTCCAGGAATACGACTACAAGTTTGTCTACGGCGAAGGTGGCCACAACGGAAAACACGGGGGCTCGATCTTCCCCGACTCGTTGCGTTGGCTGTGGCGTGGATGGAAAGAGTTGACGCCGTGA
- a CDS encoding aldo/keto reductase: MQQRRLGSSGIVVSDICMGTMTFGSACDESTSHAICDHAFDAGINFFDAAEIYPVPPKEETFGVTEEIFGRWLKTKPRDCVTVATKVTGPGHGWFTPPVRHGRTTLDRHQIIRACEDSLRRLGVETIDLYQIHWPDHGMPYEEVLESLTHLRRTGKVRVIGCSNETSWGLMKSLWAADVHGVDRYQTVQNNFSLINRRCENELAQVCRRENVSLLPYSPLGGGVLTGKYENGPPPGGRFSEYLLTGDDRQKAMAQRFVNDRTIETAARMHQIAESIGTTGTALSVAWSKQHDFVASTIVGATSIEQLKEILVADDMLLDAETLARIDAVEVEIPNAMTEDGLRRL, translated from the coding sequence GTGCAACAGCGCCGTTTAGGAAGCAGTGGAATTGTCGTCTCGGACATTTGCATGGGAACGATGACGTTTGGGAGTGCCTGTGACGAATCGACCAGCCATGCGATTTGCGATCACGCGTTTGATGCGGGGATCAATTTCTTTGATGCAGCCGAGATTTACCCGGTGCCTCCGAAGGAGGAAACCTTTGGCGTCACCGAGGAAATTTTCGGTCGTTGGTTGAAAACGAAACCACGCGACTGCGTGACGGTCGCTACCAAAGTGACGGGGCCCGGTCACGGATGGTTCACGCCGCCGGTTCGCCACGGACGCACCACGCTGGATCGTCATCAAATCATTCGCGCCTGTGAGGATTCGCTGAGGCGGTTGGGGGTGGAAACGATCGATCTGTACCAGATTCACTGGCCCGATCACGGGATGCCTTACGAGGAAGTCCTGGAATCGCTGACGCATCTACGCCGGACCGGAAAAGTTCGCGTGATCGGGTGCAGCAATGAGACATCGTGGGGATTGATGAAGAGTCTTTGGGCGGCGGACGTGCACGGCGTGGATCGTTATCAAACGGTTCAGAACAATTTCAGTTTGATCAATCGCCGCTGCGAAAATGAGTTGGCTCAGGTTTGTCGTCGTGAGAACGTGAGCCTGTTGCCGTACTCGCCGCTTGGAGGCGGAGTTTTGACGGGCAAGTACGAAAACGGACCGCCACCGGGAGGTCGATTCTCAGAGTACTTGCTGACTGGGGACGATCGACAGAAGGCGATGGCACAGCGTTTCGTCAATGATCGCACGATCGAAACGGCGGCTCGCATGCACCAGATCGCGGAATCGATCGGCACAACGGGAACAGCGTTGTCGGTGGCCTGGAGCAAGCAACATGATTTCGTCGCATCAACGATTGTCGGGGCGACATCCATCGAGCAATTGAAAGAGATTTTGGTTGCCGATGACATGCTTCTCGACGCTGAAACGCTGGCACGAATCGATGCCGTTGAAGTCGAGATTCCCAACGCGATGACCGAGGATGGCCTTCGCCGTTTGTAG
- a CDS encoding GrpB family protein, whose amino-acid sequence MTSPPFDLTPRDDFDSEGPAPVRLMHHDARWKQEFEQTRSSLLQSCQGHVTQIDHVGSTALPGLIAQPVIDVVALVTNLSSLDAAALHIEGLNYRVVDSPDWLDHSLVLQKPRHGAPTHQVFLMTNDHPAHRRLIRLRDYLRANPEEAVRFESTKVDRWKQSGGVPERYERDKAIYFAHLEDQITGS is encoded by the coding sequence ATGACATCGCCGCCATTTGACCTCACGCCTCGGGACGACTTCGATTCGGAGGGACCTGCCCCGGTTCGGCTGATGCACCACGACGCCCGCTGGAAACAGGAATTCGAGCAGACTCGCAGCAGCCTCCTGCAATCCTGCCAAGGCCACGTGACCCAAATTGACCACGTCGGCAGCACCGCCCTCCCTGGCCTGATCGCTCAACCGGTCATCGATGTGGTGGCTCTGGTGACCAATCTTTCCAGCCTCGACGCGGCCGCGCTGCACATCGAAGGACTCAACTACCGAGTCGTGGACTCTCCCGACTGGCTCGATCACTCCCTCGTGTTGCAAAAACCACGCCACGGGGCCCCGACGCATCAAGTCTTCCTGATGACCAACGACCATCCCGCCCACCGCCGACTGATCCGGCTGCGCGACTACCTGCGGGCCAATCCAGAGGAAGCCGTGCGGTTTGAAAGCACCAAAGTCGACCGCTGGAAACAAAGCGGCGGAGTCCCCGAGCGATACGAACGAGACAAAGCGATCTACTTTGCCCATCTCGAAGATCAAATCACGGGCTCTTAG